Proteins from one Cellulosilyticum lentocellum DSM 5427 genomic window:
- a CDS encoding nucleoside/nucleotide kinase family protein, with protein MGKIFCLMGKSSTGKDTIFEALKNDKVLNLKPIVPYTTRPQRTNELDGEAYYFIDIEKLEHYTREGKVIEQRCYKTINGNWYYATIDDGQIDLNNNNYIVIVTLEAYSNLLKYFNMENIIPIYIEVEDGLRLERALSREKQQSQPNYDELCRRFLADNKDFSEERLNINRITKRYQNLNLDQCIKEIKDRIRTIS; from the coding sequence ATGGGTAAAATATTTTGTTTAATGGGAAAAAGTAGTACAGGAAAAGATACTATTTTTGAAGCGCTAAAAAATGATAAGGTATTAAATTTAAAGCCTATTGTACCCTATACAACAAGACCGCAAAGAACTAACGAATTAGATGGAGAAGCTTATTATTTCATAGATATAGAGAAGTTAGAGCATTATACTCGAGAAGGAAAAGTTATTGAACAAAGATGTTATAAAACTATTAATGGAAATTGGTATTATGCCACTATAGATGATGGACAAATCGATTTGAATAATAATAATTATATTGTTATTGTCACGTTAGAGGCATATAGTAATTTGTTAAAATACTTTAATATGGAAAATATCATCCCGATATATATAGAAGTAGAAGATGGTTTACGTTTGGAAAGAGCCTTAAGTAGGGAAAAGCAACAAAGTCAGCCCAACTATGATGAGTTATGTAGGAGGTTTTTAGCCGATAATAAAGATTTTAGTGAGGAAAGGCTCAATATTAATAGAATAACCAAAAGATATCAGAATTTAAACTTAGATCAATGTATTAAAGAGATTAAAGATAGAATAAGGACAATTAGTTAA
- a CDS encoding YaaR family protein, with amino-acid sequence MANIQINQVQMPTLREISTVSEAKVDKGFKFTLLSQIDQSELQEKLKEMVDEITKQGQKISEHMDIRDLKVYRTMISNFINEVVANSHKFSRENFLDKRGRHRVYGIVRLVNDKLDELAQELISSEKDQVNILDRIGEIQGLVLDIIT; translated from the coding sequence ATGGCTAACATACAAATTAATCAGGTTCAGATGCCAACTCTAAGAGAAATTTCTACAGTATCTGAAGCTAAGGTGGATAAAGGTTTTAAATTTACCCTACTGAGTCAAATTGATCAGTCAGAGCTTCAAGAAAAACTTAAGGAAATGGTTGACGAAATTACTAAGCAAGGTCAAAAAATTTCAGAGCATATGGACATTAGAGATTTAAAAGTTTATAGGACGATGATTTCTAATTTTATTAATGAGGTAGTAGCAAATTCTCATAAATTTTCTCGAGAGAACTTTCTAGATAAAAGAGGTAGACATCGTGTTTACGGTATTGTTAGGCTAGTAAATGATAAGCTAGATGAATTAGCACAGGAATTAATTAGTTCAGAAAAAGACCAAGTTAATATTTTAGACCGTATCGGTGAGATACAGGGGTTAGTATTAGATATTATTACTTAA
- the holB gene encoding DNA polymerase III subunit delta' produces the protein MKEFQDIIGNEDAKEYFIKALTKNHLSHSYIFEGPYGVGKKTFARKLAKAILCEQRKNDKACNECQSCHMVEVGTHPDIITIEKDTKVIKVDNIRENIVREMEIKPYQAEHKIIIVNAADTINVQGQNAMLKTIEEPPSYGIVILVCENLASMLPTIKSRCITVRFNPLSKEKMSSYLERKGISGEEKEVYTKLSEGSIGVINDILQDELYLQLRKQSVEYIERLNKANLLQLYDLVKEITDQKEDIEKILEFWLFWYRDIAVIKTTNSRDLYYLDYQKQLLDMSQKLTYNKVSQNIESIKHAILDIKQNIYSTFVIENLLLKLKERKK, from the coding sequence ATGAAGGAATTTCAAGATATAATAGGTAATGAAGATGCAAAAGAATATTTCATTAAAGCATTAACTAAAAATCATTTATCCCATAGCTATATATTTGAAGGGCCTTATGGTGTAGGAAAAAAAACTTTTGCTAGAAAGTTAGCAAAGGCTATTTTGTGTGAGCAAAGAAAAAATGATAAGGCTTGTAATGAGTGCCAATCTTGCCATATGGTTGAAGTGGGAACTCATCCTGACATTATTACGATTGAAAAAGATACAAAGGTTATAAAGGTAGATAACATTAGAGAGAATATCGTAAGAGAAATGGAGATTAAACCTTATCAGGCTGAACATAAAATTATTATTGTTAATGCAGCAGATACAATTAATGTACAAGGTCAAAATGCAATGCTAAAAACTATAGAGGAGCCACCTAGCTATGGTATTGTTATTTTAGTTTGTGAGAATTTAGCTAGCATGTTACCTACTATTAAATCTCGTTGTATAACAGTAAGATTTAATCCATTAAGTAAGGAAAAAATGAGTTCATATTTGGAACGTAAAGGTATAAGTGGAGAAGAAAAAGAGGTATATACTAAGCTGTCAGAAGGTAGCATAGGTGTTATCAATGATATTCTTCAAGATGAACTTTATTTACAACTTAGAAAGCAAAGTGTAGAGTATATAGAGAGACTAAATAAAGCCAACTTATTACAATTATATGACTTAGTAAAGGAAATAACAGATCAAAAAGAAGACATTGAGAAAATTTTAGAATTTTGGTTGTTTTGGTATAGAGATATAGCAGTAATAAAGACCACTAATAGTAGAGATTTATATTATTTGGATTACCAAAAACAGTTGTTGGACATGTCCCAAAAATTAACGTATAATAAAGTTAGTCAGAATATAGAATCGATTAAACATGCAATTTTAGATATAAAGCAGAATATATATAGTACGTTTGTTATAGAGAATTTATTACTCAAATTGAAGGAGAGAAAAAAATGA
- a CDS encoding PSP1 domain-containing protein, with the protein MITVIGIRFRRAGKVYYFAPEDNVLYNQGQHAIVETARGVEYGEVVIPNKEVAEEEVVQPLKKVIRLATEEDDERYKQNKVKEKEAFFICKEKIIKHQLDMKLIDVEYTFDNNKVLFYFTSYERVDFRELVKELASIFKTRIELRQIGVRDETKMCGGIGICGRSLCCNSFLGDFQPVSIKMAKEQSLSLNPIKISGICGRLMCCLKYEQDCYVEIRGRLPVVGDIVITPDGKGEVLSVNVLREQIKVAVQKKDKDEKEAIMYHSTDLKIVKKKKCGGCHNGGEIDKEYEGFDFSTLE; encoded by the coding sequence ATGATAACTGTTATTGGTATAAGATTCAGACGTGCCGGTAAAGTCTATTATTTTGCACCCGAGGATAATGTGTTATATAATCAAGGGCAACATGCCATTGTTGAAACAGCAAGGGGAGTAGAATATGGAGAAGTGGTAATTCCTAATAAAGAGGTAGCAGAAGAAGAAGTGGTACAACCTCTAAAAAAGGTAATTCGATTGGCAACAGAAGAAGATGATGAGAGATATAAGCAGAATAAAGTAAAGGAAAAAGAGGCCTTCTTTATTTGTAAAGAAAAGATTATCAAGCATCAATTAGATATGAAACTAATCGATGTAGAATATACTTTTGATAATAATAAAGTTCTATTTTATTTTACGTCTTACGAACGTGTAGATTTTAGAGAGTTAGTCAAAGAATTAGCTTCTATCTTTAAGACACGTATTGAACTTAGACAAATAGGTGTAAGAGATGAAACTAAAATGTGCGGTGGTATAGGAATTTGTGGACGTTCTTTATGCTGCAACTCATTTTTAGGAGATTTTCAACCTGTATCTATAAAAATGGCGAAGGAGCAAAGTTTATCACTTAATCCTATTAAGATATCAGGAATCTGCGGTAGATTAATGTGTTGTTTAAAGTATGAACAGGATTGCTATGTTGAAATCAGAGGACGTCTACCTGTTGTAGGTGATATTGTTATAACACCAGATGGAAAAGGTGAAGTATTGTCTGTAAATGTTCTTCGTGAGCAAATTAAAGTAGCTGTTCAGAAGAAAGATAAAGATGAAAAAGAGGCAATTATGTATCATTCTACAGACCTTAAGATTGTTAAGAAGAAGAAATGTGGAGGTTGCCACAATGGAGGAGAAATAGACAAAGAGTATGAAGGATTTGACTTTAGTACGCTCGAATGA
- a CDS encoding tRNA1(Val) (adenine(37)-N6)-methyltransferase, which produces MKDLTLVRSNERVDDLERNGYKLIQNPEVFCFGIDAILLAHFAKVNNQRQKVLDIGTGTGIIPIVMHAIYGKGHFTGIDIQEEMIEMASRSVKLNEIDTDVTMKVMDIKDYKEHFSTGYFDIITCNPPYMKGHAGLKNEHPSKTIARHEVACTLEDIISATSYMLKYGGKMCMIHRPHRLVDIFATMRQYNIEPKVMRMIYPKQGKEPTMVLVEGVKNGKPELRVQSPLTVYNEDGTYTDEINEIYGKKGRQE; this is translated from the coding sequence ATGAAGGATTTGACTTTAGTACGCTCGAATGAGAGAGTTGATGACTTAGAGAGAAATGGTTATAAATTAATACAAAATCCCGAGGTATTTTGCTTCGGGATTGATGCTATTTTATTGGCTCATTTTGCAAAGGTAAATAATCAAAGGCAGAAGGTATTAGATATAGGTACTGGAACGGGAATTATTCCTATTGTCATGCATGCTATTTATGGTAAAGGTCATTTTACAGGTATTGATATCCAAGAAGAAATGATAGAAATGGCAAGCAGGTCCGTTAAGTTAAATGAAATAGATACAGATGTAACAATGAAGGTTATGGATATTAAAGATTATAAGGAACACTTTAGCACAGGCTATTTTGATATTATTACTTGTAATCCACCATATATGAAAGGACATGCAGGTCTTAAAAATGAACATCCTTCGAAAACCATTGCTAGGCATGAAGTAGCATGTACATTAGAAGATATTATTTCTGCGACAAGCTATATGTTAAAATATGGTGGAAAGATGTGTATGATTCATAGACCTCATCGCTTGGTGGATATCTTTGCTACCATGAGACAATATAATATTGAACCAAAGGTTATGCGAATGATTTATCCTAAGCAAGGCAAGGAACCAACTATGGTATTAGTAGAGGGTGTTAAGAATGGGAAACCTGAATTAAGGGTTCAATCACCTTTAACCGTCTATAATGAGGATGGCACTTATACTGATGAAATTAATGAGATTTATGGAAAAAAGGGCCGTCAAGAATAA
- the rsmI gene encoding 16S rRNA (cytidine(1402)-2'-O)-methyltransferase: MDYGILTLCATPIGNLEDITYRAVRLLTEADFIAAEDTRHTKKLLNHFDIHTKLISYHEHNKIEKGPELIRLLKEGKNIVLVTDAGTPGISDPGEDLTRLALEEGITVTSAPGAVAGITALIISGQSTRRFIFEGFLPTNKKEKVQVLDRLKDETRTVILYEAPHRLIKTLETLYEAIGDRGITVTKELTKKYETVLKTTLSGAIGHFEIEEPRGEYVLILAGKDEKELQEEIQEGWSNMSIEEHMKIYTSKGMDEKNAMKQVAKDRGVSKRDIYAVIHQ, encoded by the coding sequence ATGGATTATGGCATACTTACCTTATGTGCGACACCAATAGGTAATTTAGAAGATATAACATATAGAGCAGTTAGATTACTAACAGAAGCAGATTTTATTGCAGCAGAGGATACTAGACATACAAAGAAATTATTAAATCATTTTGATATTCATACAAAATTAATTAGTTATCATGAACATAATAAAATAGAAAAAGGGCCAGAATTAATTCGTCTTTTAAAAGAAGGAAAAAATATCGTTTTAGTAACAGATGCAGGGACACCAGGTATTTCGGATCCGGGGGAAGATTTAACTAGATTAGCATTAGAGGAAGGTATTACTGTAACTTCTGCACCTGGAGCAGTAGCAGGGATTACAGCACTTATTATTTCTGGACAATCTACAAGAAGATTTATATTTGAAGGTTTCTTGCCAACTAATAAAAAAGAAAAAGTTCAAGTTCTAGATAGATTAAAAGATGAAACAAGAACAGTAATTCTGTATGAAGCACCACATCGTTTAATTAAGACTTTGGAAACCTTATATGAAGCAATAGGTGATAGAGGGATTACAGTAACTAAAGAATTGACTAAGAAGTACGAAACTGTATTGAAAACTACTTTATCAGGAGCTATTGGGCACTTTGAAATAGAAGAACCTAGAGGAGAATATGTATTAATTCTAGCAGGTAAAGATGAAAAAGAACTTCAAGAGGAAATCCAAGAAGGATGGAGTAACATGTCTATTGAAGAGCATATGAAAATCTATACCAGTAAAGGAATGGATGAAAAGAATGCGATGAAACAGGTAGCAAAGGATAGAGGTGTGAGTAAAAGAGATATTTATGCTGTTATTCATCAGTAG
- a CDS encoding TIGR00266 family protein, giving the protein MKYEILYERAFPIVKYQLSRGERIKAESDAMIGMSNTIDITGGTEGGIVRGLTRMLAGESFFFQYLTAVRGDGEVLFGHPLPGDIIDVELDGSYGLRVQKDGFLASTEGVEVSTKAQNLVRGMFSGEGFFILNVSGRGTVFLSSYGSIHAINLEPGEEYIVDNGHLVAWADYMQYNIEKASNNGWLRSIASGECLVCRFRGPGVVLIQTRNPKGFDGWLCKMGFTKASHN; this is encoded by the coding sequence ATGAAGTACGAAATTTTGTATGAAAGGGCTTTTCCTATTGTAAAGTATCAATTAAGTAGAGGCGAACGAATCAAGGCAGAATCAGATGCCATGATAGGCATGTCTAATACGATTGATATTACAGGAGGAACAGAAGGAGGCATTGTAAGAGGTCTTACACGTATGTTAGCGGGAGAGAGTTTCTTCTTTCAATATTTGACTGCTGTCAGAGGGGATGGAGAAGTATTATTTGGACATCCTCTTCCAGGAGATATTATTGATGTAGAATTAGATGGGTCATATGGTTTACGTGTACAAAAAGATGGATTTTTAGCATCTACAGAAGGTGTTGAGGTAAGTACCAAAGCTCAAAATTTAGTTCGAGGTATGTTTTCAGGAGAAGGATTTTTCATTTTAAATGTGAGTGGAAGAGGAACTGTGTTTTTAAGTTCGTATGGTTCTATTCATGCCATTAATTTAGAACCAGGAGAAGAGTACATAGTAGATAATGGACATCTGGTAGCATGGGCCGATTATATGCAATATAATATTGAAAAAGCTTCTAATAATGGCTGGTTAAGGAGTATTGCTTCTGGAGAATGTCTCGTATGTCGCTTTCGTGGGCCAGGAGTTGTATTAATTCAGACTCGTAATCCTAAAGGCTTTGATGGTTGGTTATGTAAAATGGGATTTACAAAGGCGAGTCATAATTAA
- a CDS encoding sensor histidine kinase has product MEKANSKKKSPVRLIGSGFIFILKILGAILNGTFLVIFNLIGSFFKKYRFSISFKVNLLYSVLYTFLFCLTYFTTQSIYVSHFRDNAALHPILRNFNVLLSVAILISLPLFLSIGHYLVTMMLTPIKDMTTKVQNINGNDLMTRLDTDLSKDELKDLAITFNQMMDRIQVYVERQKQFASDVSHELRTPLAIIQGYADMLERWGKDNPQILEESISSIAEETANMNTLLEKLLFLSRSDKHTLKVDINTIDLSALCNDILRETSFIDDAHQLISKVSPNVMLKGDSALIKELIRILVDNALKYTPEGGSITLGCATTNQNIVLSVKDTGIGIPKEHIHKLFERFYRVDEARNKNTGGTGLGLAIAHEIAETHQAKIFVNSDIDEGTEFVIFFPHE; this is encoded by the coding sequence ATGGAGAAAGCTAATTCTAAGAAAAAATCACCTGTTAGACTTATTGGCTCCGGCTTTATTTTTATCCTGAAAATTTTAGGTGCCATTTTAAATGGTACCTTTCTTGTTATCTTTAATCTTATAGGTTCTTTTTTTAAGAAATATCGTTTTTCTATTAGTTTCAAGGTCAACTTACTTTATAGCGTACTTTATACCTTCCTTTTTTGTTTAACTTATTTTACTACTCAATCTATCTATGTTTCGCACTTTAGAGATAATGCCGCCTTGCACCCTATTCTTAGAAATTTTAATGTACTTTTAAGTGTAGCTATTTTAATATCTTTACCTCTATTTTTAAGTATAGGACATTACTTGGTAACCATGATGCTTACTCCTATTAAAGATATGACTACTAAAGTGCAGAATATTAACGGTAATGATTTAATGACTAGATTAGATACAGACCTCTCTAAGGATGAATTAAAGGACTTAGCTATTACCTTTAATCAAATGATGGACCGTATTCAAGTTTATGTAGAACGACAAAAACAATTTGCTTCGGATGTCTCTCATGAGCTGCGTACGCCCCTCGCTATTATTCAAGGCTACGCTGATATGCTGGAACGTTGGGGAAAAGACAATCCTCAGATCCTAGAAGAAAGTATTTCTTCAATTGCCGAAGAAACAGCCAATATGAATACCCTTTTGGAAAAGCTTCTTTTCTTATCTCGTAGTGATAAACATACTTTAAAGGTGGATATCAATACCATAGATTTATCTGCTCTTTGTAATGATATCTTGAGAGAAACCAGCTTTATTGATGATGCTCATCAACTTATCTCTAAAGTCAGTCCTAATGTTATGCTTAAAGGGGATAGTGCTCTTATTAAAGAACTTATTCGTATACTAGTAGACAATGCTTTAAAATATACTCCTGAAGGAGGTAGTATTACACTAGGTTGTGCTACCACTAATCAAAATATCGTATTATCCGTCAAGGATACTGGTATAGGTATTCCTAAAGAACATATTCATAAACTCTTTGAACGCTTTTATAGAGTAGATGAGGCCCGCAATAAAAACACTGGTGGAACAGGCTTAGGTTTAGCTATTGCACATGAAATTGCCGAGACCCATCAAGCTAAGATTTTTGTTAATAGTGATATTGATGAAGGTACAGAATTTGTTATCTTTTTTCCACACGAATAG
- a CDS encoding response regulator transcription factor: protein MFIYKEGDFIKRILIIEDEVKIARFLQLELQHEGYDVNMSHDGREGLNMALENNYDLLILDVMLPSLNGMEVLRRIRQVSSLPVIMLTAKDDVMDKVMGLDLGAQDYITKPFAIEELLARIRVLFKLKATTPTATPEVLKCGQLTLDPERYEVSYNNIPLALTKKEFELLQFLMLNKNLLITREQILEKVWGYDYLGDTNVVDVYIRYLRNKIDQRFEDKLIYTVRGMGYQIKDGES from the coding sequence TTGTTTATTTATAAAGAGGGTGATTTTATCAAACGTATATTAATCATTGAAGATGAGGTAAAAATTGCACGTTTTCTTCAGTTAGAACTCCAGCATGAAGGCTATGACGTTAATATGTCTCATGATGGACGCGAAGGCCTTAATATGGCACTTGAAAATAACTATGATCTACTTATTTTAGATGTTATGCTTCCTTCTTTAAATGGTATGGAAGTTTTAAGGCGTATTAGACAAGTTTCAAGTTTGCCTGTTATTATGCTAACAGCTAAAGATGATGTCATGGATAAAGTAATGGGACTAGATTTAGGGGCACAAGATTACATAACTAAACCTTTTGCCATCGAAGAACTTTTAGCAAGAATCCGTGTACTTTTTAAATTAAAAGCTACTACTCCAACTGCTACTCCTGAAGTTCTTAAATGTGGCCAGTTAACTTTGGATCCAGAACGTTATGAGGTAAGCTATAATAATATTCCTTTAGCGCTTACCAAAAAGGAATTCGAATTACTTCAATTCCTTATGCTGAATAAAAACTTACTTATTACTAGAGAACAAATTCTCGAAAAGGTATGGGGATATGACTATTTAGGGGATACTAATGTTGTAGATGTTTATATCCGTTACTTAAGAAATAAAATTGACCAAAGGTTTGAAGATAAATTAATTTATACGGTTAGAGGAATGGGGTATCAAATAAAAGATGGAGAAAGCTAA
- a CDS encoding DUF4342 domain-containing protein has protein sequence MGNITLEQIDLIMQRTHVSYSEAKEALEQANGDILEALLLLERKEKAPKKDNHSTTEKVTSFVDNLNNTTFIMEKGGRTYIDVPLSIAIITFILCFHVSLIALVISLIIGIKIQVKGENEIARKIKSTFDDFTK, from the coding sequence ATGGGAAATATAACTTTAGAACAAATTGATCTTATCATGCAACGTACACATGTTTCTTATTCAGAAGCTAAAGAAGCCTTAGAACAAGCTAATGGGGATATTCTAGAGGCATTGCTCCTACTAGAAAGAAAAGAAAAAGCGCCTAAAAAGGATAATCACTCTACTACCGAAAAGGTTACTTCTTTTGTCGATAATCTTAATAATACTACATTTATTATGGAAAAAGGTGGGCGTACTTATATAGATGTTCCCTTGTCTATTGCTATCATTACATTTATTCTTTGTTTTCATGTATCTCTTATTGCTTTGGTTATCTCTTTAATCATTGGTATAAAAATTCAGGTTAAAGGTGAGAATGAAATTGCTCGAAAAATTAAATCTACCTTTGACGATTTTACTAAATAA